In a single window of the Pseudogemmatithrix spongiicola genome:
- a CDS encoding ABC transporter permease, protein MRAPLSTLFRLAWRESRTARRRLLLYMSSISLGVAALVAIDSFAANVQRSIKDQSRTLMGGDLNLRARQGFTAAADSVLDSLATAGYPWAKVTSFASMASAYPSGNTRLTQVRAVTPGFPFYGEVLTEPAGRWAELHRGRYVMVDPSVLIGLDAQVGDSLRIGYARFEILASITNIPGDPGIAATIGPRVFIPARHLAETGLITAGARAEYEAVLKLPEGTKTPIWVAPLRPRLEKENIRIRTVEEREIDLTDAIQQLARFLSVVGLIALLLGGIGVASGVNAFVQRKIDTVAVLRCLGASSAQVLTIYLVQAAAMGFVGAAVGVVLGIGIQFGLPQVLGDFLPVDVQVTLVPSAILLGLAIGVWVAVVFALRPLLVLRRVSPLQAIRRDDAALAESRRKDTATQLTNVALVASVIGLAVNRAETVPQGLLFAVGVFVSIGTLWLAAAGLARLTRRIVAPSWPYVLRQGVANLHRPAAQTQSVILALGFGSFLVTTIVLVQTNLLAQFEFTAAQSRGNLVFFDVQEDQRSGLAELIGTAGHEIVSETPIVTMRFAGGNGLTSEEWAERVGIPARNWALRREYRSTYRDSIVPTETLLTGEWFGARALPSGVYEVSLERDITDELHAALGDTLQWDVQGVTIRAVVTSTREVDWGRFEPNFFAVFQTAALQGAPAQFVTIAAVSSDTAVARLQRDAVRRYPNVSSIDLSLVRGTINQIVSKVTLTVRFLALFSLAMGIPVLFSAVAATRRDRLREGVLLKTLGATRAQIGRILLAEYAVLGLLGSLSGMLLAVGGAWGLITFVFEGTFTFAALPALGIAGAMMALAVSIGLLTGRDVFRETPMAVLREA, encoded by the coding sequence GTGAGGGCTCCGCTCTCGACGCTCTTCCGCCTCGCGTGGCGGGAGAGCCGCACCGCTCGCCGTCGCCTGCTGCTCTATATGAGCAGCATCTCGCTGGGTGTGGCGGCGCTGGTGGCCATCGACTCCTTTGCGGCCAACGTCCAGCGCTCGATCAAGGACCAGTCGCGCACCCTCATGGGCGGCGACCTCAACCTGCGCGCGCGCCAAGGCTTCACCGCCGCCGCCGATTCCGTGCTCGACTCGCTGGCGACGGCCGGCTACCCCTGGGCCAAGGTCACGAGCTTCGCCTCGATGGCATCGGCGTACCCGAGTGGCAACACGCGGCTCACGCAGGTGCGCGCGGTGACGCCCGGCTTCCCGTTCTACGGCGAAGTGCTGACCGAACCCGCCGGCCGCTGGGCCGAGTTGCATCGCGGCCGCTACGTGATGGTCGATCCCTCCGTGCTGATCGGGCTCGACGCCCAGGTCGGCGACTCGCTGCGGATCGGCTACGCGCGCTTCGAGATCCTGGCGTCGATCACCAACATCCCGGGCGATCCGGGCATCGCCGCGACCATCGGGCCGCGGGTGTTCATCCCGGCGCGGCATCTCGCCGAGACGGGCCTCATCACGGCCGGCGCGCGCGCCGAGTACGAGGCCGTGCTCAAGCTCCCCGAGGGCACGAAGACGCCGATCTGGGTCGCGCCGCTGCGACCGCGCCTCGAGAAGGAGAACATCCGCATCCGCACGGTCGAGGAACGGGAGATCGACCTGACCGATGCCATCCAGCAGCTCGCGCGCTTTCTCTCCGTCGTCGGCCTCATCGCGCTGCTGCTCGGCGGCATCGGCGTCGCGAGCGGCGTGAATGCCTTCGTGCAGCGGAAGATCGACACCGTCGCGGTCCTGCGCTGCCTCGGGGCGTCCAGCGCGCAGGTGCTGACGATCTATCTCGTGCAGGCGGCGGCGATGGGTTTCGTGGGTGCCGCGGTGGGCGTGGTCCTCGGCATCGGCATCCAGTTCGGCTTGCCGCAGGTGCTCGGCGACTTCCTGCCCGTCGATGTGCAGGTGACGTTGGTGCCGAGTGCGATCCTGCTCGGCCTGGCGATCGGCGTCTGGGTGGCGGTGGTCTTCGCGCTGCGTCCGCTGCTGGTCCTCCGTCGCGTCTCGCCGTTGCAGGCGATCCGCCGCGATGACGCGGCGCTCGCGGAATCGCGCCGCAAGGACACCGCCACGCAGCTCACCAACGTCGCGCTGGTGGCGTCGGTGATCGGGCTCGCGGTCAACCGCGCCGAGACCGTGCCGCAGGGCCTGCTGTTTGCCGTGGGCGTGTTCGTGAGCATCGGCACGCTGTGGCTCGCCGCCGCGGGCTTGGCCCGCCTCACGCGCCGCATCGTCGCGCCGAGCTGGCCGTACGTGCTGCGCCAAGGCGTGGCGAACCTGCACCGCCCCGCCGCCCAGACGCAGTCGGTGATCCTGGCGCTGGGATTCGGCTCGTTCCTCGTGACGACGATCGTGCTCGTGCAGACGAACTTGCTGGCGCAGTTCGAGTTCACGGCCGCGCAGTCGCGGGGCAACCTGGTGTTCTTCGACGTCCAGGAAGACCAGCGCAGCGGATTGGCCGAGCTGATCGGCACGGCGGGCCATGAGATCGTCAGCGAAACGCCGATCGTGACCATGCGGTTCGCCGGCGGCAACGGGCTCACGAGCGAGGAATGGGCGGAGCGCGTCGGCATCCCCGCGCGCAACTGGGCGCTGCGGCGCGAGTATCGCTCGACGTACCGGGACTCGATCGTCCCGACGGAGACGCTGCTGACCGGCGAGTGGTTCGGCGCGCGGGCACTGCCCAGCGGCGTCTACGAGGTGTCGCTCGAGCGCGACATCACCGACGAGCTGCACGCCGCGCTCGGCGACACGCTGCAGTGGGACGTGCAGGGCGTCACGATCCGGGCGGTGGTGACGAGCACCCGCGAGGTGGACTGGGGCCGCTTCGAACCGAACTTCTTCGCGGTGTTCCAAACGGCGGCGCTGCAAGGCGCGCCCGCCCAGTTCGTGACCATCGCCGCCGTGTCGAGCGACACGGCGGTCGCCCGCCTGCAGCGCGACGCGGTGCGGCGGTACCCGAACGTATCGAGCATCGACCTCTCGCTGGTACGCGGCACGATCAACCAGATCGTGAGCAAGGTGACGCTCACCGTGCGCTTCCTCGCGCTGTTCTCGCTCGCGATGGGCATCCCGGTGCTGTTCAGCGCCGTGGCCGCCACGCGCCGCGACCGCCTGCGCGAGGGCGTGCTGCTCAAGACGCTGGGCGCGACGCGCGCGCAGATCGGCCGCATCCTGCTCGCCGAGTACGCGGTGCTGGGGCTGCTCGGCAGCCTCTCGGGCATGCTGCTCGCGGTCGGCGGCGCGTGGGGACTGATCACCTTCGTGTTCGAAGGCACGTTCACGTTCGCGGCGTTACCGGCGCTCGGCATCGCCGGCGCGATGATGGCACTCGCGGTCTCGATCGGCCTGCTCACCGGTCGCGACGTGTTCCGCGAGACCCCGATGGCGGTGCTGCGAGAGGCGTAG
- the efp gene encoding elongation factor P, giving the protein MALPATQIRRGMVIVFEGDPCRIIEFRHHTPGNLRAMVQAKLKNLRSGNNFEHRFRADDQIHKADMETQELQFLYKAGDTYHFMNTDNYEQLEMDDETLGDNAQWMQDNMMVMVEFYNGKPMSVQLPQFLNFTIVDTAPVMKTATKTASSKPAKLENGVTINVPEFIATGERVRVNPNTGEYMDRAKD; this is encoded by the coding sequence ATGGCACTGCCGGCCACCCAGATCCGCCGCGGGATGGTGATCGTCTTCGAGGGCGATCCCTGCCGTATCATCGAGTTCCGCCACCACACGCCGGGCAACCTGCGTGCGATGGTGCAGGCGAAGCTCAAGAACCTGCGCTCGGGCAACAACTTCGAGCACCGCTTCCGCGCCGACGACCAGATCCACAAGGCGGACATGGAGACGCAGGAACTGCAGTTCCTGTACAAGGCGGGCGACACGTATCACTTCATGAACACGGACAACTACGAGCAGCTCGAGATGGACGACGAGACGCTCGGGGACAATGCCCAGTGGATGCAGGACAACATGATGGTGATGGTGGAGTTCTATAACGGCAAGCCGATGTCGGTGCAGCTCCCGCAGTTCCTGAACTTCACGATCGTCGACACCGCGCCGGTGATGAAGACGGCGACGAAGACGGCCAGCTCGAAGCCGGCCAAGCTCGAGAACGGCGTGACGATCAACGTGCCGGAGTTCATCGCCACGGGTGAGCGCGTGCGCGTGAATCCGAACACTGGCGAGTACATGGATCGCGCAAAGGACTAG
- a CDS encoding arylesterase — protein sequence MRVRAGMALVALGAAVAACGGSETKPAATAQVPVESTTATPTVATDGRVRVLFVGTSLTAGLGLDPEQAYPAVLQAIADSANYRIQVVNAGLSGETSAGALRRVDWLLRDTPPQVVVIETGANDGLRGLLPDTTQANLTGIITKVRAVNPEARILLAQMEAPPNLGPQYTRRFRDVFLAVAADQAVTLIPFFLDGVAGVPTMNQADGIHPTAEGAQLAARNMWRTLAPVLREVPGVLAQ from the coding sequence GTGAGAGTTCGGGCGGGAATGGCGCTGGTGGCGCTCGGGGCCGCGGTCGCGGCCTGCGGGGGCTCCGAGACCAAGCCCGCCGCGACGGCGCAGGTTCCGGTGGAATCAACCACGGCGACACCGACTGTGGCAACGGATGGTCGTGTGCGCGTCCTGTTTGTCGGGACGTCGCTGACCGCCGGATTGGGGCTGGACCCCGAGCAGGCCTATCCGGCCGTCCTTCAAGCGATCGCCGATTCGGCCAACTATCGCATCCAGGTCGTCAACGCCGGCCTGTCCGGCGAGACCTCGGCCGGCGCGCTGCGGCGCGTGGATTGGCTCCTCCGCGACACGCCGCCGCAGGTCGTCGTTATCGAGACCGGGGCCAACGACGGGCTGCGCGGCCTCTTGCCGGATACCACGCAGGCCAATCTCACCGGCATCATCACGAAGGTGCGCGCCGTGAATCCCGAGGCGCGCATCCTGCTGGCGCAGATGGAGGCGCCGCCGAACCTCGGGCCGCAGTACACGCGGCGCTTCCGCGATGTCTTCCTCGCCGTCGCCGCCGACCAGGCGGTGACGCTCATCCCCTTCTTCCTCGACGGAGTCGCCGGCGTGCCGACCATGAACCAGGCGGATGGCATTCATCCCACGGCGGAGGGCGCGCAGCTCGCGGCGCGTAACATGTGGCGTACCCTCGCACCGGTGCTGCGCGAAGTGCCGGGAGTGTTGGCCCAATGA
- a CDS encoding S41 family peptidase, with translation MSRARMLGLVLVPTLGAIAAAAPLSAQSLGTPRPALFAEPDPSPDGRELAVVSGGDIWVVSASGGEARLLVAHEANDYRPRWSPDGKQLAFVSTRSGNGDIYVLELATNAVRRVTYDDGAEQLDAWSPDGQWLYFSSSSQDIAGMQDVYRVRASGGTPARVAGDRYASEYWAAPAPDGRRLAITARGTTAGQWWRRGSSHIDEAEIWTVSLEETPVYARVSSGERPGKGRDVWPMWTPDGQAIVYMSDRGGVENLYRQRVGAADREALTRFTDGRVLWPRMSRDGSTVYFERDFQVWKLTLDGSAPAPLPITLRGSATRPQGERLSLTTGVQEFALSPDAKKLAVIVRGELFAADAKEGGEATRLTTSVVPEGMPAWAPDSRRLAFTAWRGAKAGLFLYDVAARSERPLTPGGDDVNPTWSPDGKLVAFVRDGRELRIVDVASGAERLLATGRQLGRVPFLPERNFAFSPDGSHLAYLDITDRGFLNAFVVPVAGGAARQVSFLSSAFGGTVTWAADGRALYFTNSQRTEQSQVIRVDLVSRGPAFREARFDALFTRDSTPAGSVRIDTTGLRRRATAMPINLSVGSVAVSPDGKTLAMIGTAAGQTQLWTWPLEEGGSEAPQLRQVTSSAGGKGNLRWSPDSKELWFLSGGRVQAIGVENRQLRSISLTATLTTDFVAERAEVFRQVWGWTAENFYDADMHDVDWPAMRTRYAPIVAAAQTPEEMRRALGLMIGELNASHTGVGGPSAQPPSTGRLGIDLDRAALERDGSLRIAAILPRGPVALAGGVAVGDIIVAVDESPVRGANLDSLLTFTTGRRVTLRVRNASDGRTSRLVTVQPISTGAEKALRYEAWVEERRAYVAKASNGRLGYVHMLDMGEGSLRQLYLDLDAENLGRDGVVIDIRNNNGGFVNAYALDVFARRPYITMERRGTGVEASARLQLGQRAYEKPTVLVTNQHSLSDAEDFTEGYRALGLGPVIGEPTSGWIIYTSNVTLFEGTTLRIPFIRIRDAEGKDMELFPRPVDVRVDRPVGEEYRGVDSQLDAAVRALLARLR, from the coding sequence ATGAGCCGCGCGCGCATGCTGGGCCTCGTACTCGTCCCCACGCTTGGGGCGATCGCTGCTGCGGCGCCGCTCTCGGCACAGTCGCTGGGCACGCCGCGCCCTGCGCTCTTCGCCGAGCCCGACCCCTCGCCCGACGGCCGCGAGCTCGCGGTCGTCTCGGGTGGCGACATCTGGGTCGTGTCGGCCAGCGGTGGCGAGGCACGCCTGCTCGTCGCGCACGAGGCCAATGACTATCGCCCGCGCTGGTCGCCGGATGGCAAGCAGCTCGCGTTCGTCTCCACGCGCAGCGGCAACGGCGACATCTACGTGCTGGAGCTCGCGACCAACGCCGTGCGTCGCGTGACGTACGACGACGGTGCCGAACAGCTGGATGCGTGGTCTCCCGACGGGCAGTGGCTGTACTTCTCGAGTTCCTCGCAGGACATCGCCGGCATGCAGGATGTGTATCGCGTGCGGGCGAGCGGCGGCACGCCGGCGCGCGTCGCCGGGGATCGTTACGCGAGCGAGTACTGGGCGGCCCCGGCACCGGATGGCCGCCGGCTGGCGATCACCGCGCGCGGCACCACGGCGGGCCAATGGTGGCGGCGCGGGTCCTCGCACATCGACGAAGCCGAGATCTGGACCGTGTCGCTGGAGGAGACCCCCGTCTATGCGCGCGTGTCCTCGGGGGAGCGCCCGGGCAAGGGGCGCGACGTGTGGCCGATGTGGACGCCCGATGGCCAGGCGATCGTGTACATGAGCGACCGCGGCGGCGTCGAGAACCTGTATCGCCAGCGCGTCGGCGCGGCGGATCGCGAGGCGCTCACGCGCTTCACCGACGGGCGCGTCCTCTGGCCGCGCATGAGCCGCGACGGCAGCACGGTGTACTTCGAGCGGGATTTCCAGGTGTGGAAGCTCACGCTCGACGGCTCGGCACCCGCACCGCTGCCCATCACGCTGCGCGGCAGCGCCACGCGCCCGCAGGGCGAGCGCCTGTCGCTCACCACCGGCGTGCAGGAGTTCGCGCTCTCGCCAGATGCGAAGAAGCTCGCCGTCATCGTCCGTGGCGAGCTGTTCGCCGCCGACGCCAAGGAGGGCGGGGAGGCGACGCGCCTCACGACCAGCGTCGTCCCCGAGGGCATGCCCGCCTGGGCGCCGGACAGTCGGCGCCTGGCGTTCACGGCCTGGCGCGGTGCGAAGGCGGGTCTCTTCCTCTATGACGTGGCGGCGCGGAGCGAGCGCCCGCTCACGCCGGGCGGTGACGACGTGAACCCGACGTGGTCCCCGGACGGCAAGCTCGTCGCCTTCGTGCGCGATGGACGCGAGCTTCGCATCGTCGACGTGGCGAGCGGCGCCGAACGCCTGCTCGCGACCGGGCGTCAGCTCGGGCGCGTACCGTTTCTCCCCGAGCGGAACTTCGCATTCTCGCCGGACGGCTCACACCTCGCGTATCTCGACATCACCGACCGCGGTTTCCTGAATGCCTTCGTCGTGCCCGTGGCCGGAGGTGCGGCGCGGCAGGTCAGCTTCCTCTCCAGCGCCTTCGGCGGCACCGTCACCTGGGCTGCGGATGGCCGCGCACTCTACTTCACCAACTCGCAGCGCACCGAGCAGAGCCAAGTGATCCGCGTGGACCTCGTGTCGCGCGGACCCGCGTTCCGTGAGGCGCGCTTCGATGCGCTCTTCACGCGGGACTCGACGCCCGCCGGCAGCGTGCGCATCGACACCACGGGCCTGCGGCGTCGGGCCACGGCCATGCCGATCAATCTCTCCGTGGGGTCGGTCGCGGTGAGTCCCGATGGCAAGACGCTCGCCATGATCGGCACGGCGGCCGGCCAGACGCAGCTGTGGACCTGGCCGCTCGAGGAGGGTGGCAGCGAGGCGCCGCAGTTGCGGCAGGTCACGTCGAGCGCGGGCGGCAAGGGCAACCTGCGCTGGTCGCCGGACAGCAAGGAGCTCTGGTTCCTCAGCGGCGGCCGCGTGCAGGCGATCGGCGTCGAGAACCGGCAGCTCCGCAGCATCAGCCTGACGGCCACGCTGACCACGGACTTCGTGGCCGAGCGCGCCGAGGTTTTCCGCCAGGTCTGGGGCTGGACGGCTGAGAACTTCTATGATGCCGACATGCACGACGTCGACTGGCCGGCGATGCGCACGCGCTATGCGCCGATCGTCGCCGCTGCGCAGACGCCGGAGGAAATGCGCCGCGCGCTCGGCCTCATGATCGGCGAACTCAACGCGTCGCACACGGGCGTCGGCGGGCCGTCGGCGCAGCCGCCTTCCACGGGGCGCCTGGGCATCGACCTCGACCGCGCCGCACTCGAGCGCGATGGCTCGCTGCGGATCGCCGCCATCCTGCCGCGCGGCCCCGTGGCCTTGGCGGGCGGCGTCGCGGTGGGTGATATCATCGTCGCCGTGGACGAGTCGCCCGTGCGCGGCGCCAATCTCGACTCGCTGCTCACCTTCACCACGGGCCGCCGCGTCACACTGCGCGTGCGGAATGCGTCGGACGGCCGCACGTCGCGTCTGGTGACGGTGCAGCCGATCAGCACCGGTGCCGAGAAGGCGCTGCGCTACGAGGCGTGGGTGGAGGAGCGCCGGGCGTACGTCGCCAAGGCCAGCAACGGCCGCTTGGGCTACGTGCACATGCTGGACATGGGCGAGGGTTCGCTGCGCCAGCTCTACTTGGACCTCGACGCCGAGAACCTGGGCCGCGATGGCGTCGTGATCGACATCCGCAACAACAACGGCGGCTTCGTGAACGCGTATGCGCTCGACGTGTTCGCGCGCCGGCCGTACATCACGATGGAGCGGCGCGGCACGGGGGTCGAAGCGTCGGCGCGGTTGCAGCTGGGCCAGCGGGCCTACGAGAAGCCCACGGTGCTGGTCACGAACCAGCATTCGCTGAGCGACGCCGAGGACTTCACCGAGGGCTATCGCGCGCTGGGTCTGGGGCCGGTGATCGGCGAGCCGACGTCGGGCTGGATCATCTACACGAGCAACGTCACGCTGTTCGAGGGCACGACGCTGCGCATCCCGTTCATCCGGATCCGCGACGCCGAGGGCAAGGACATGGAGCTCTTCCCGCGGCCGGTGGACGTGCGGGTGGACCGGCCGGTGGGCGAGGAGTACCGGGGGGTCGACAGCCAGCTGGATGCGGCGGTGCGCGCGCTGCTGGCGCGGCTCCGGTAG
- a CDS encoding IPT/TIG domain-containing protein codes for MRLSPAIRLGRVPLVGSAIVMIALSLGCAPDRPLPPFGVRQVAILLDADTMRPGQQRLARAVATGFGGEIVDAPVVWRSLTPTTLAVSAAGQLLALAPGVGVVRAAVGSVVRDREIQLVNPPAVAFIVEPESLALRLPGPSVVPSVIPLDVFGEPIIGAALRWSSDAPRIATVSPTGSVTPVAVGASTLRVELDAVSRDLMVRVDAAGGASAPSIDSVVPSTIVTGAPFTVYGTRLTAGGLSSGLAVDGFAAQVLTSASTQITALVPSTAAACVPSGEAAVQVSTADGIGAHPVRIALAPRRTPALGSAVLLLSAAEAACVELPASGRYLVNVLHAARAVGAGSIALSVDHRSGREAPSTLQFASGPVPSSGQHAHLALLERNRAFAAHDGAPEAPRVGVRASLQLPPLGGFAAVRVPDLDDPRLCVGFRAIGARTVYDGTRIAILEDTTSLIGDRPSLAGQMDAAIAALGSEIDLTIWPLIERFGNPLVMDDRLDANGKVVVVLTPTLNAMRGGAIMGAVVSCDFFPRAAAPASNVGEMLYLQVPDVRAHPDPVEALRVWRAAVRGTIAHELKHVVGFAERIARGQLLEESWLEEATARHAEELYTRALTGLTSTSDAAYASIRCEARAALGDGSCQDTPVLMRPALAGLYRFLDARGARSPLGSVASGDDSYYGSGWSLLRFAMDHAAIDEASFTRALSVNGQSGIANLEARSGRSWDELLARWSLAVVTDGRAAGAAVEPTLRLKGWALGDLFEGFCGDLGACGGSGGVNDVFGRADPVRRTALAGNVTVDLAELAPGGFATFELAPSTAGSTRLLRLRGLGGAPLPSTARVALLRVE; via the coding sequence GTGCGCCTCTCCCCCGCCATCCGCTTGGGGCGCGTCCCCTTGGTCGGCAGCGCCATCGTGATGATTGCGCTGTCGCTGGGCTGCGCGCCCGATCGGCCGCTGCCGCCGTTCGGCGTGCGGCAGGTGGCGATTCTCCTCGATGCCGATACTATGCGCCCGGGGCAGCAGCGCCTCGCGCGCGCGGTCGCGACGGGATTCGGCGGTGAGATCGTCGATGCGCCCGTGGTCTGGCGCTCGCTCACGCCAACGACCCTCGCCGTCAGCGCCGCCGGCCAACTGCTCGCGCTCGCCCCCGGGGTGGGCGTCGTACGCGCCGCCGTGGGAAGCGTCGTGCGCGACCGCGAAATCCAGCTGGTGAACCCGCCGGCCGTCGCCTTCATCGTCGAGCCGGAGTCGCTGGCCCTGCGCCTGCCGGGACCGAGCGTCGTCCCAAGCGTGATCCCGCTCGACGTGTTTGGCGAACCGATCATCGGCGCGGCGCTGCGCTGGTCATCGGACGCCCCGCGTATCGCGACGGTGTCGCCGACGGGCAGTGTCACGCCCGTCGCGGTCGGTGCCTCCACGCTGCGCGTCGAACTCGACGCGGTCTCGCGCGACCTCATGGTGCGCGTCGACGCGGCGGGCGGCGCGTCGGCGCCGAGCATCGATTCCGTGGTGCCGTCTACGATCGTGACCGGCGCGCCATTCACGGTATACGGCACGCGGTTGACGGCGGGCGGCTTATCGAGCGGTCTCGCCGTGGATGGCTTCGCCGCACAGGTGCTCACCAGCGCGAGTACGCAGATCACCGCGCTGGTGCCGTCCACCGCCGCCGCCTGCGTGCCGAGCGGCGAGGCGGCGGTGCAAGTGAGCACGGCCGACGGCATCGGCGCCCATCCGGTGCGCATCGCTTTGGCGCCGCGCCGCACGCCGGCCCTCGGCAGCGCCGTGTTGCTACTCTCCGCCGCGGAGGCGGCCTGCGTCGAGTTGCCGGCGTCGGGTCGCTACCTCGTGAACGTCCTGCACGCGGCGCGCGCCGTCGGGGCCGGCAGCATCGCCCTCTCGGTCGATCACCGCAGCGGTCGCGAGGCGCCGTCGACGCTGCAGTTCGCGTCGGGCCCCGTCCCGTCCTCGGGACAGCACGCGCACCTGGCGCTGCTGGAGCGCAACCGAGCCTTTGCCGCGCACGATGGTGCGCCCGAAGCTCCACGCGTCGGTGTGCGCGCCTCGCTGCAACTCCCGCCACTCGGCGGCTTCGCCGCCGTCCGCGTACCGGATCTCGACGATCCGCGGCTCTGCGTCGGGTTCCGCGCCATCGGCGCGCGCACCGTGTATGACGGCACCCGCATCGCCATCCTCGAGGACACGACGTCGCTCATCGGTGACCGCCCGTCGCTGGCCGGGCAGATGGATGCGGCCATCGCCGCCCTCGGCAGCGAGATCGATCTCACCATCTGGCCGCTGATCGAACGCTTCGGCAATCCGCTCGTCATGGACGACCGCCTGGACGCCAATGGCAAGGTGGTGGTCGTGCTCACGCCGACGCTCAACGCGATGCGGGGCGGCGCCATCATGGGTGCGGTGGTGAGCTGCGACTTCTTCCCGCGCGCCGCGGCGCCGGCGAGCAATGTGGGCGAGATGCTCTACCTGCAGGTGCCCGATGTCCGCGCGCATCCGGATCCGGTCGAGGCGCTCCGCGTGTGGCGGGCGGCCGTGCGCGGCACCATCGCGCACGAACTCAAGCACGTCGTCGGTTTCGCCGAGCGCATCGCGCGCGGCCAGCTGCTCGAGGAATCCTGGCTCGAGGAAGCCACCGCGCGCCATGCGGAGGAGCTCTACACACGCGCGCTCACCGGGCTGACGTCCACCAGCGACGCCGCCTACGCCAGCATCCGCTGCGAGGCGCGCGCGGCGCTCGGCGACGGCAGTTGCCAGGACACACCGGTGCTCATGCGGCCGGCGCTCGCCGGACTGTATCGCTTTCTCGACGCGCGCGGCGCCCGGTCGCCGCTCGGGAGCGTCGCGTCCGGCGACGACAGCTACTACGGGAGCGGATGGTCATTGCTCCGCTTCGCGATGGATCACGCCGCCATCGATGAAGCGAGCTTCACGCGCGCGCTCAGCGTCAACGGACAGTCCGGGATCGCCAATCTCGAGGCGCGCAGCGGCCGCAGCTGGGACGAGCTGCTCGCGCGCTGGTCGCTCGCGGTGGTCACCGACGGTCGCGCCGCCGGCGCCGCGGTCGAGCCGACGCTGCGGCTCAAGGGCTGGGCGCTCGGCGATCTCTTCGAGGGCTTCTGCGGTGACCTCGGGGCCTGTGGCGGTAGCGGCGGCGTGAACGACGTGTTCGGTCGGGCGGATCCCGTGCGGCGCACGGCCTTAGCCGGCAACGTGACGGTCGATCTCGCCGAACTCGCGCCCGGTGGCTTCGCGACGTTCGAACTCGCGCCGTCCACCGCCGGCAGCACCAGGCTGCTGCGCTTGCGCGGACTCGGCGGCGCGCCGTTGCCGTCGACGGCGCGCGTCGCGTTGCTGCGCGTCGAGTAG
- a CDS encoding ABC transporter ATP-binding protein — MLVARTLTKEYRSGTAPLAVLRDVSFDIPEGAFVAIVGPSGSGKTTLLGLLAGLDQPTRGAVLLDGVDLTRLDEDARARLRGEKVGFIFQSFQLIPTLTAQENVQVPLELQGRSDAGEKARDLLSRVGLGDRLDHFPSQLSGGEQQRVAIARAFANEPKILFADEPTGNLDGATGAKIVALLDQLNQESGATVVIVTHDLSLAEHAQRVIRLRDGVVIEDRAGRGGSGTHAAASDDPTAAAGASA, encoded by the coding sequence ATGCTCGTCGCTCGCACGTTGACGAAGGAATACCGCAGCGGCACGGCCCCGTTGGCCGTGCTGCGTGACGTGTCATTCGACATTCCCGAAGGAGCGTTCGTTGCCATCGTGGGGCCCTCGGGAAGCGGGAAGACGACGCTGCTCGGCCTGCTCGCGGGCCTCGATCAGCCCACGCGCGGCGCCGTCCTCCTGGATGGCGTGGACCTGACGCGCCTCGATGAGGACGCGCGGGCCCGCCTGCGTGGCGAGAAAGTTGGGTTCATTTTCCAATCGTTTCAACTCATCCCGACGCTGACGGCGCAGGAGAACGTGCAAGTGCCGCTCGAGCTGCAGGGCCGCAGCGACGCGGGCGAGAAGGCCCGCGACCTCCTCTCGCGCGTCGGGCTGGGCGACCGTCTCGACCACTTTCCCTCGCAGCTCTCCGGCGGCGAGCAGCAGCGCGTCGCCATCGCGCGCGCCTTCGCGAACGAGCCGAAGATCCTCTTCGCCGACGAACCCACGGGGAATCTCGACGGGGCGACCGGCGCGAAGATCGTCGCGCTGCTCGACCAACTGAACCAGGAGTCCGGCGCGACGGTCGTCATCGTCACGCACGACCTCTCGCTGGCCGAGCACGCGCAGCGCGTCATCCGCCTGCGCGACGGCGTCGTCATCGAGGATCGCGCGGGGCGCGGCGGTTCGGGTACGCACGCCGCGGCTTCGGACGACCCGACCGCAGCCGCCGGAGCCAGCGCGTGA